A stretch of the Terriglobia bacterium genome encodes the following:
- a CDS encoding acetyl-CoA C-acetyltransferase, with protein sequence MSSQNDPVIVSGVRTPVGKFLGSLADLTAVDLGAIAVREAVKRAGITDLSVVNECIMGNVVQAGLGQNPARQAAIFAGLPPTVGAMTINKVCGSGLKSVALAAQAVQTGNSEVVVAGGMESMSNCPYLLPKARIGYRLGNGTLVDSMVNDGLWDKYNDYHMGITGENVSEKYRVTREQQDEYAANSHKKAISAIKSGRFKDEIVPVQLPPKKKGGEPVIFDTDEGPREDTNSETLRKLKPAFKKDGTVTAGNAPSTNDGAAALVVTSAAKAQQLGLKPMARIIAQATSGVAPEWVMMAPVDAIRQVWKKTGWNASDVDLYEINEAFSVAALAVTSELGLDLSRVNVNGGAVALGHPIGASGARILVTLLYEMIKRDAKRGIAALCLGGGNAVAMAVER encoded by the coding sequence ATGTCCTCACAGAATGATCCCGTCATTGTCTCCGGCGTGCGTACGCCGGTTGGTAAATTCCTTGGCTCGCTCGCCGATCTCACCGCCGTCGATCTCGGCGCCATTGCCGTTCGTGAAGCCGTAAAGCGCGCCGGCATCACCGACCTCAGCGTCGTGAACGAATGCATCATGGGCAACGTCGTGCAGGCCGGCCTCGGCCAGAACCCCGCACGGCAGGCCGCGATCTTCGCCGGACTGCCGCCCACTGTCGGCGCGATGACCATCAACAAAGTCTGCGGCTCCGGCTTGAAGTCCGTTGCGCTCGCCGCCCAGGCCGTCCAGACCGGCAACTCGGAAGTCGTTGTCGCCGGGGGCATGGAATCGATGAGCAACTGTCCTTACCTGTTGCCCAAGGCGCGCATCGGCTACCGCCTCGGCAACGGCACCCTCGTCGACTCGATGGTTAACGACGGCCTTTGGGACAAGTACAACGACTACCACATGGGCATCACCGGCGAAAACGTCTCCGAGAAGTACCGCGTCACCCGCGAGCAGCAGGACGAATACGCCGCCAACTCGCACAAGAAAGCTATCTCTGCTATCAAGTCCGGCCGCTTCAAGGACGAAATTGTCCCCGTCCAACTTCCGCCTAAAAAGAAAGGCGGGGAACCTGTCATCTTCGACACCGACGAAGGTCCTCGCGAAGACACCAACTCTGAAACTTTGCGCAAGCTGAAACCCGCCTTCAAGAAGGACGGCACCGTCACCGCCGGCAACGCGCCCAGCACCAACGACGGCGCCGCCGCCCTCGTCGTGACCAGCGCCGCCAAAGCCCAGCAACTCGGCCTCAAGCCGATGGCGCGCATCATCGCCCAGGCCACCAGCGGCGTCGCCCCCGAGTGGGTCATGATGGCGCCCGTCGATGCCATCCGCCAAGTCTGGAAGAAAACCGGCTGGAACGCCAGCGACGTCGACCTCTACGAAATCAACGAAGCCTTCTCCGTCGCCGCCCTCGCGGTCACCAGCGAACTCGGCCTCGACCTCAGCCGCGTGAACGTCAACGGCGGCGCCGTCGCCCTCGGCCATCCCATCGGCGCCAGCGGCGCCCGCATCCTCGTCACGCTTCTCTACGAAATGATCAAGCGCGACGCGAAGCGCGGCATCGCGGCCCTCTGCCTCGGCGGTGGGAATGCCGTAGCAATGGCGGTGGAACGATAG
- a CDS encoding M48 family metalloprotease: MRFPRLAVLIAVAVVAVSAFAQAQAPAASFDQVIDRVMEREAQFNKNLRNYNPIVETYIQNMKPDKELGAVPASDRYFLGRMSYQGKVAQKSFVNENNPGFLSKTYKKMTGFMRVDYLPLGFAQMVLVDGRGLDRAHYDFNFVRREFLGELRTIVIDVTPKPKAGPGRFLGRIWVEDQDYNIVRFNGTYEQGKKGVYLHFDSWRLNMARGLWLPAYVYSEESDMQVNMFRSLHYKAQTRLWGYNVSNAAHQSEFTQVLVDTNDKVKDQSQSAQDMSPIASQREWESQAEENVVERLQRASLLAPPGDVDKVLETVVNNLEITNNIDVQPAVHCRVLLTTPLETFTIGHTIVISRGLLDTLPDEATLAAVLAHELAHIVLGHRLDTRYAFSDRMLFSDELTFQKFDLRHPEADEEAADKKAFELLQNSPYKDKLQSVGLFLRQLEASRAALPNLVRAHLGNPLFEQKDVRMDQLVSGSPQLAPRDVKQIAALPLGGRIKVDPYNNTVEISKNKPVAILSAREKMPLEVTPMFPYLTRLSAPGAKAPPADGQ; this comes from the coding sequence ATGCGATTTCCTCGTTTGGCAGTGCTGATCGCCGTTGCAGTGGTGGCGGTTTCCGCGTTCGCGCAGGCGCAAGCTCCGGCCGCGAGTTTTGACCAGGTGATCGACCGGGTGATGGAGCGTGAGGCGCAGTTCAACAAGAACCTGCGCAACTACAATCCCATCGTCGAGACCTACATCCAGAACATGAAACCGGACAAGGAACTCGGTGCGGTTCCGGCCAGCGACCGTTACTTTCTGGGCCGCATGAGCTACCAGGGCAAGGTCGCGCAGAAGTCGTTCGTAAACGAAAACAATCCGGGGTTCTTGTCGAAGACGTACAAGAAGATGACCGGGTTTATGCGCGTGGATTATCTGCCGCTGGGGTTTGCGCAGATGGTGCTGGTCGACGGGCGGGGACTCGATCGCGCGCACTACGACTTCAACTTCGTTCGGAGGGAATTTCTCGGGGAGTTGCGTACCATCGTGATTGACGTGACACCGAAGCCGAAGGCGGGGCCGGGTCGGTTTCTCGGACGTATCTGGGTTGAGGACCAGGACTATAACATCGTTCGCTTCAACGGAACTTACGAGCAGGGCAAGAAAGGCGTCTACCTGCACTTTGACAGCTGGCGATTGAATATGGCGCGGGGGTTGTGGCTGCCCGCGTACGTGTACAGCGAAGAATCAGATATGCAGGTGAACATGTTCCGCTCCCTGCATTACAAAGCGCAGACACGGTTGTGGGGATATAACGTCAGCAACGCGGCGCACCAGTCGGAATTCACGCAGGTGTTGGTCGACACCAATGACAAGGTGAAAGACCAGAGCCAGAGCGCGCAGGACATGTCACCAATTGCGAGCCAGCGCGAATGGGAATCGCAGGCAGAAGAGAACGTCGTCGAGCGGCTGCAGCGTGCGAGTTTGCTGGCACCCCCGGGTGACGTCGACAAGGTTCTGGAGACAGTCGTTAATAACCTCGAGATCACGAACAACATAGACGTGCAGCCAGCGGTTCACTGCCGCGTCCTGCTTACGACACCGCTCGAGACCTTTACGATTGGCCATACGATCGTGATCAGCCGCGGGTTGCTGGATACGCTTCCGGATGAGGCCACATTGGCCGCGGTGCTTGCGCACGAACTGGCGCATATCGTGCTTGGGCATCGTCTCGACACGCGCTATGCGTTCAGCGACCGGATGCTGTTTTCGGACGAGTTGACCTTCCAGAAGTTTGACCTGCGGCACCCCGAAGCGGACGAAGAAGCAGCCGACAAGAAGGCGTTCGAGTTGCTGCAGAACTCGCCATACAAGGACAAATTGCAGAGTGTAGGACTGTTCCTGCGCCAGTTGGAAGCGAGTCGCGCTGCGCTGCCGAACCTCGTTCGCGCGCATCTTGGGAATCCGCTCTTTGAGCAGAAGGATGTTCGGATGGACCAGTTGGTGAGCGGATCTCCGCAACTGGCTCCAAGAGATGTGAAACAGATTGCAGCACTTCCATTGGGCGGGCGCATCAAAGTCGATCCTTATAACAATACAGTCGAGATTTCGAAGAACAAGCCGGTGGCGATCCTCTCGGCGCGCGAGAAGATGCCACTGGAAGTTACACCAATGTTTCCGTATTTAACGCGGCTGTCCGCGCCAGGCGCAAAAGCGCCGCCGGCGGACGGGCAGTAG
- a CDS encoding YifB family Mg chelatase-like AAA ATPase, producing the protein MLFKTRSAAVYGIDANLIDVEVDCSGKVEQKDNFNTVGLPDAAVRESRERVRAALRNSGYDIPPTHITVNLAPADIKKEGSGFDLPVALSILGAYGGLNKKELNDFVIVGELSLDGAIRAVRGVLPVAVATRTAKINNLLVPVANAREAAVVDGIRVFPMKSFMDVVQFINTGNGVSPFELNRDELLATKLDHHAVDFKEVRGQHTAKRAMEVACAGGHNILMIGPPGGGKTMLAKRMPTILPSLTFEEALETTKIHSVAGVLDSGAGLVGTRPFRSPHHTISDAGLIGGGAVPRPGEVSLAHNGVLFLDELPEFPRNVLEVMRQPLEDGTVSIARASMSLTFPARFMLAAAMNPCPCGYFNDRSRECQCTPPMIQRYVSKISGPLLDRIDIHIDVPAVNYKELRSTATAESSADIRARVMRAREFQLKRFRAAGEKIYSNAQMGSRQIRLFCELSPECERLLERAMTQQGLSARAHDRILKVARTVADLECADRIDSQHIAEAIQYRTLDRTYWSG; encoded by the coding sequence ATGCTTTTCAAAACTCGCAGTGCTGCCGTTTACGGAATCGATGCCAACCTCATCGACGTCGAAGTCGATTGTTCCGGCAAAGTCGAGCAGAAGGACAACTTCAACACCGTCGGCCTTCCAGACGCCGCCGTGCGCGAAAGTCGCGAGCGCGTTCGCGCCGCTCTTCGCAATTCCGGCTACGATATCCCGCCGACGCACATCACCGTCAACCTCGCCCCCGCCGACATCAAGAAAGAAGGTTCCGGCTTCGATCTTCCCGTCGCCCTCAGCATCCTCGGCGCCTACGGCGGCCTGAACAAAAAAGAACTCAACGACTTCGTCATCGTCGGGGAACTCTCCCTCGACGGAGCGATCCGCGCCGTTCGCGGCGTCCTTCCGGTAGCCGTGGCTACCCGCACCGCCAAGATCAATAACCTGCTCGTCCCCGTAGCCAACGCTCGCGAGGCCGCTGTCGTCGACGGGATCCGTGTCTTCCCTATGAAGTCTTTTATGGACGTCGTCCAGTTCATCAACACCGGGAACGGCGTCTCGCCCTTCGAACTCAATCGTGACGAACTCCTCGCGACGAAGCTCGATCACCACGCCGTCGATTTCAAGGAAGTACGCGGTCAGCACACTGCCAAGCGAGCCATGGAGGTCGCCTGCGCCGGCGGCCACAACATCCTCATGATCGGCCCTCCCGGCGGCGGCAAGACCATGCTCGCCAAGCGTATGCCAACGATCCTTCCGTCGCTGACATTTGAAGAAGCCCTCGAGACCACAAAGATTCACAGCGTCGCCGGCGTGCTCGACTCCGGCGCCGGCCTCGTCGGCACTCGACCCTTCCGCTCGCCGCACCACACCATCAGCGACGCCGGACTCATCGGCGGTGGCGCCGTACCCCGCCCTGGCGAAGTCTCCCTCGCGCACAACGGCGTCCTCTTCCTCGACGAACTCCCCGAATTCCCGCGCAACGTTCTCGAGGTCATGCGCCAGCCCCTCGAAGACGGCACCGTATCCATCGCTCGCGCGTCAATGTCGCTGACCTTTCCCGCCCGGTTCATGCTCGCTGCAGCCATGAATCCTTGTCCTTGCGGCTATTTCAACGATCGTTCGCGCGAGTGCCAGTGCACTCCGCCGATGATCCAGCGCTACGTCTCCAAAATCTCTGGCCCGCTTCTCGACCGCATCGACATCCACATCGATGTTCCCGCCGTGAACTACAAGGAACTCCGCAGCACCGCCACCGCCGAAAGCTCCGCCGACATCCGCGCTCGCGTCATGCGCGCCCGCGAATTCCAACTCAAGCGCTTCCGCGCCGCCGGAGAAAAGATATATTCGAATGCGCAGATGGGCTCGCGCCAGATCCGTCTGTTCTGCGAACTGTCCCCCGAGTGCGAGCGCCTGCTCGAGCGTGCCATGACCCAGCAAGGCCTCAGCGCCCGCGCTCACGACCGCATCCTTAAGGTCGCCCGCACCGTCGCCGACCTGGAATGCGCCGACCGAATAGACTCCCAGCACATTGCCGAAGCCATCCAGTACCGCACCCTCGACCGCACCTACTGGTCCGGCTGA
- a CDS encoding biopolymer transporter ExbD: protein MNLGTSGKQGAEINVTPLIDVLLVLLIIFMILTPLHPVGEKALIPQPPDKDRPEIVQPSVVVLQMTPDPAGPVLLRINGQETNWSDLNVKLAAIYKERADKAMFVRADETLDWEPVAQAIDIAHGAGVVNVGLITAKIEEAKR, encoded by the coding sequence ATGAACCTTGGCACGTCCGGCAAACAGGGCGCGGAAATCAATGTCACCCCGCTTATCGATGTCCTGCTAGTTCTGCTCATCATATTCATGATCCTCACCCCGCTACATCCGGTAGGCGAGAAGGCCCTCATCCCCCAGCCACCGGACAAGGACCGGCCGGAGATCGTCCAACCCAGCGTTGTCGTGCTCCAGATGACGCCCGACCCGGCCGGCCCAGTTCTCCTTCGAATCAACGGACAGGAGACCAACTGGTCCGATCTGAACGTCAAACTTGCGGCTATTTACAAGGAACGCGCCGATAAAGCGATGTTCGTCCGCGCCGACGAGACTCTGGACTGGGAACCCGTGGCGCAGGCGATCGACATCGCCCACGGCGCGGGAGTGGTCAATGTGGGCCTGATCACCGCCAAGATCGAAGAGGCTAAGAGATAA
- a CDS encoding M48 family metalloprotease, giving the protein MRSRPHSVFSDPIPVFQKTVFAISLLLVVLCGSATAFGQTPETVASIGHHDPIASEAPTHSSAPATAPVTVHPVAASTAKLKIPPKYDLDRIGERGIGKGLNFFSLKRERALGQAMAGDLDTQLHLVRDPDLNAYVNHVVQNLVFHSDAQIPFTVKIVQNDEVNAFSLPGGFLYVNTGLIASAPDEATFAGILAHEVAHVAARHATKALTRRMLFRMAYVPMMFITGGAAIAINNAAGVVMPMSNMKFSRDSEREADLLGLEYMYAAGYDPGAFVQFFETVQSHQRPKHKMPKILGLMFNSQPATTDRIKRAQAVITTMLPEKSDYILDTSAFQAAKDRLSEVIHLPCTDAHGRPILLGAGQRCEDKSGTKKPTLRGTLHPAPTVTP; this is encoded by the coding sequence GTGCGGAGCCGTCCCCACTCCGTTTTCTCCGACCCGATTCCCGTATTCCAGAAGACTGTCTTCGCTATTAGCCTGTTGCTCGTCGTACTGTGCGGCTCTGCAACAGCATTTGGCCAGACCCCTGAAACAGTGGCTTCAATAGGCCACCATGATCCAATCGCGTCCGAAGCCCCAACCCACTCCTCCGCGCCCGCAACGGCCCCTGTCACCGTCCATCCTGTCGCCGCGTCAACCGCAAAGCTGAAAATTCCGCCGAAGTATGACCTTGACCGGATCGGCGAGCGTGGTATCGGCAAGGGCCTCAATTTCTTTTCATTGAAGCGCGAACGTGCCTTGGGCCAAGCCATGGCTGGAGACCTCGACACACAGCTGCATTTGGTTCGCGACCCTGACCTCAACGCCTACGTTAACCACGTCGTGCAGAACCTGGTTTTCCATTCGGACGCCCAGATCCCTTTCACCGTCAAAATCGTGCAGAACGACGAGGTGAATGCTTTCTCTCTTCCCGGCGGATTCTTGTACGTGAATACCGGACTCATCGCCTCCGCCCCCGACGAAGCCACCTTCGCCGGCATTCTTGCACACGAGGTGGCACACGTCGCCGCACGGCACGCAACCAAAGCCCTGACCCGCCGAATGCTGTTCAGAATGGCGTACGTGCCCATGATGTTCATAACCGGCGGAGCGGCAATCGCGATTAACAATGCGGCAGGCGTTGTAATGCCAATGTCCAATATGAAATTTTCGCGGGATTCGGAACGTGAAGCCGACTTGCTTGGCCTCGAGTACATGTACGCCGCCGGTTATGACCCCGGAGCATTTGTGCAGTTCTTTGAGACTGTCCAGAGTCATCAGAGGCCGAAGCACAAAATGCCCAAGATACTGGGCCTCATGTTCAACTCTCAACCGGCGACTACCGACCGCATCAAGCGTGCGCAGGCCGTCATCACAACCATGCTCCCGGAGAAATCCGACTACATCCTCGATACCAGCGCTTTCCAGGCTGCGAAAGATCGACTCTCTGAGGTAATACACCTACCCTGCACCGACGCCCACGGCAGACCGATTCTCTTGGGCGCTGGACAACGTTGCGAGGATAAGTCCGGCACTAAAAAGCCGACGTTGCGCGGAACCTTGCACCCCGCGCCAACCGTTACACCGTAA
- a CDS encoding type II CAAX endopeptidase family protein, with protein sequence MAASSGMELQSPPTAPPRRIAPLWHTVVLILVLLLFSFAGAKAGHPVQKSSGLVAQYVSMIVIEWLAFLYVVWGLRKGGVLTIREVIGGRWEKVEDFLLEIGIAAAFWIVAVMVLGGVAYALGMAKGGANLEQTKKLLGFLVPHTNLEIALWICVALTAGFCEEFIFRGYVQRQFSVMSGKVFVGMLVSSIVFGMAHGYEGWKRMILICVYGFLFSALVELRKSLRPGMMAHAWHDAFTGLVMRALFK encoded by the coding sequence ATGGCTGCTTCGTCGGGAATGGAACTTCAATCGCCGCCAACTGCTCCTCCGCGCCGCATTGCGCCGCTGTGGCACACCGTTGTGCTGATTCTCGTGCTCCTATTGTTCTCGTTTGCGGGAGCGAAGGCAGGGCATCCGGTTCAAAAGAGCTCGGGGCTGGTTGCGCAATACGTTTCGATGATTGTCATCGAGTGGCTTGCGTTCCTGTATGTTGTGTGGGGATTGCGCAAGGGCGGAGTGCTCACGATACGCGAGGTGATCGGCGGTCGATGGGAGAAGGTAGAAGATTTTCTCCTTGAGATTGGGATTGCGGCGGCGTTCTGGATTGTCGCGGTGATGGTGCTAGGCGGTGTCGCTTACGCGCTGGGAATGGCGAAGGGCGGAGCCAACCTGGAGCAAACGAAAAAGTTGCTGGGGTTCCTGGTGCCGCACACGAATTTGGAAATTGCGTTGTGGATCTGCGTGGCGCTGACCGCGGGATTCTGCGAGGAGTTCATTTTTCGCGGTTACGTACAGCGGCAATTTTCGGTGATGTCCGGAAAGGTTTTCGTCGGGATGCTCGTCAGCTCAATCGTGTTCGGCATGGCGCACGGATACGAAGGTTGGAAGCGGATGATCCTGATCTGCGTTTACGGTTTCCTCTTCAGCGCGCTCGTCGAATTGAGGAAATCGCTGCGGCCTGGAATGATGGCGCATGCGTGGCATGACGCCTTCACCGGGCTGGTCATGCGCGCTTTGTTCAAGTGA
- a CDS encoding TonB family protein — protein sequence MASYSIVTGAMLMALVVTILTAPNMIRVAYDKIDLVAPPLEQPKPYEPPKPQIAKVIPPVAPPKQVIEKFEPKIIVPNVVLPKKVQAAEVAPPKPTPVKFDSPILDKMPGPRVVRAVVTNTFGSSATPTLPANTRAEKVQTGGFGDPEGVKTNANAPRSHLAVAGFGSPDLPGGPGTGNGTGGARGRQGTIASAGFGNGVATGQGSGGRAYGGGHVETTSFGDARPVAEAPSRPKLQEQAPTTPVAVTSKPTPVYTEQARKERVQGEVLLQVVFTASGQVHVLRVVRGLGYGLDESAIQAAQNVRFIPAQRNGQPVDSTATLHIVFQLS from the coding sequence GTGGCCAGTTATTCAATAGTAACTGGGGCGATGCTGATGGCGCTGGTTGTAACGATTTTGACGGCGCCCAACATGATCCGTGTCGCCTACGACAAGATCGACCTGGTCGCACCACCACTCGAGCAGCCCAAGCCCTACGAGCCCCCGAAACCTCAGATCGCAAAGGTGATTCCGCCGGTTGCGCCGCCAAAGCAGGTAATCGAAAAGTTTGAGCCCAAGATTATCGTGCCGAACGTGGTTCTGCCCAAGAAGGTGCAGGCCGCGGAAGTTGCACCGCCGAAGCCGACGCCGGTGAAGTTCGATTCTCCAATCCTCGACAAAATGCCGGGACCACGGGTGGTACGTGCGGTAGTGACAAATACATTTGGAAGTTCAGCGACACCGACACTTCCGGCGAATACGCGGGCGGAAAAAGTGCAGACGGGCGGGTTCGGTGATCCCGAGGGCGTAAAAACGAATGCCAATGCGCCGCGTAGCCACCTGGCGGTTGCAGGTTTCGGCAGCCCCGACCTACCGGGCGGGCCGGGTACCGGCAACGGTACTGGCGGAGCGCGCGGAAGACAGGGCACCATAGCAAGTGCGGGGTTCGGAAACGGGGTAGCAACGGGACAAGGTAGCGGTGGCCGCGCATACGGTGGTGGACACGTGGAGACCACTTCATTCGGCGATGCGAGGCCGGTTGCTGAAGCTCCGTCACGCCCGAAGCTGCAGGAGCAGGCACCGACCACTCCGGTGGCAGTGACTTCGAAACCGACCCCTGTATATACGGAGCAGGCCCGGAAAGAACGCGTGCAGGGAGAAGTGCTATTGCAGGTTGTGTTCACTGCGTCCGGCCAGGTACACGTGCTGCGAGTGGTTCGCGGTCTGGGGTATGGACTCGATGAGTCCGCGATTCAGGCTGCGCAAAATGTCCGTTTCATCCCTGCGCAACGCAACGGTCAGCCGGTCGATTCAACGGCGACCCTTCACATAGTTTTTCAGCTCAGCTGA
- a CDS encoding FecR domain-containing protein, which translates to MTKLPRSTALLIAALVLIIVTPAFAGDPPDRVLRLKYMSGQVSFQPGGVDDWVAATMNRPLTTADRVWTDKDSRAELTLATAALRMDSETSLTISNLSDNTVQLELDQGVLNVHVRRMYNGEIYEIDTPNVAFTLLKPGDYRFEVDAIGDTTNVIVRRGKGEGNGNGRGVEVKSGEMARFEHGNTLMHTMAGAPRPDGFDDWCEVRDKREDRAQSLQYVSSDVIGYEDLDEYGYWQPVPTYGYVWYPRGVAVGWAPYRYGHWAWIAPWGWTWVDDSPWGFAPFHYGRWVYTSYGWGWCPGPRHYRPIYAPALVAWFGGSGWGVGMSFGGPAVGWVPLGWGEPYYPYYRVSRGYFRNVNIYNTHITNITVIENNYYNRRGREFQNVHYVNQQHGFSAVNTGTLQHGRPVARDLVRVSDHDFKGGHFMRSVDVTPTRAAVLGGRENAPAAIPPHRANRPVVSKMTPPARPAKFEDRFPSADRNPGMVGNREANGRRNSPDNRPAANPGNGVSVTPAEAARPSNGNIHRPSVGERPGNPGANRSMDANNGQPGNAPGHVVPRPPERSPRVINMDGNAGENASNDRGPTRAVHSPNAPANEHYVPRPPERQRIDAQGNSGRQDNATPPPEMRRSSQPSEANRTPQNGRSPVFDRNNANDQADSATQRNVPRPAENNAVRNENRAPANVERPTVERNASPRSEPAVERRSVQENRPAHSVERAPKTEHNVQRPSENKPAKGDAGKRSSLRPYPSPYSDSGSYSVRPASYSPRQSFSSARASSFSPRSDYSTQYGNNSRMDRPAYSRPSSSYARSYSRSYSSPSYSRSEAPRATYSRSTPSYSSPRAYSSGRSYSGSRAYSTGRSYSAGSYAGRSYGGGGGHSYGGGGSHAARSSGGAVGRRH; encoded by the coding sequence ATGACGAAGCTTCCCCGCAGTACAGCGTTACTGATAGCCGCCCTCGTATTGATCATTGTCACGCCGGCCTTCGCCGGCGACCCCCCAGACCGCGTGTTGAGGCTCAAGTACATGAGCGGTCAAGTTTCGTTTCAACCCGGTGGCGTTGACGACTGGGTTGCCGCCACGATGAATCGGCCTCTTACAACTGCCGATCGCGTCTGGACCGACAAGGATTCTCGCGCCGAACTCACGCTCGCGACTGCCGCGTTGCGCATGGACAGCGAGACCAGCCTCACGATCAGCAATCTCTCCGACAATACCGTGCAGCTCGAACTCGACCAGGGCGTGCTCAATGTCCACGTTCGCAGGATGTACAACGGCGAAATCTACGAGATCGACACGCCGAACGTCGCTTTCACGCTCCTGAAGCCCGGAGACTATCGATTTGAAGTCGATGCCATTGGCGATACCACGAACGTCATCGTTCGTCGCGGTAAGGGCGAAGGCAACGGCAACGGCCGTGGCGTAGAAGTCAAGTCCGGCGAAATGGCCCGCTTCGAGCACGGCAACACTCTGATGCACACAATGGCGGGAGCGCCACGTCCCGATGGCTTCGACGACTGGTGCGAGGTTCGCGACAAGCGTGAAGACCGCGCCCAATCTTTGCAGTATGTCTCCAGCGACGTGATCGGTTACGAAGACCTCGATGAATATGGCTATTGGCAGCCGGTTCCGACCTATGGCTATGTCTGGTATCCGCGCGGCGTGGCTGTTGGCTGGGCACCATATCGCTACGGACACTGGGCATGGATCGCGCCGTGGGGATGGACCTGGGTTGACGATTCGCCCTGGGGCTTTGCTCCGTTCCACTACGGCCGCTGGGTCTACACCTCATACGGCTGGGGCTGGTGTCCTGGACCGCGTCATTATCGACCGATTTACGCGCCCGCATTGGTCGCCTGGTTTGGCGGTTCCGGTTGGGGCGTCGGAATGTCCTTCGGCGGTCCTGCGGTTGGCTGGGTTCCGCTGGGCTGGGGTGAACCATACTATCCGTACTATCGCGTCAGTCGCGGATATTTCCGCAACGTCAACATCTACAACACGCATATCACCAACATCACGGTGATCGAGAACAACTACTACAATCGCCGCGGACGAGAGTTCCAAAACGTCCACTACGTGAACCAGCAGCACGGCTTTTCTGCGGTGAACACGGGAACGCTGCAGCACGGACGTCCCGTGGCCCGCGACCTGGTACGGGTTTCGGATCACGATTTCAAGGGCGGGCACTTCATGCGTTCCGTCGATGTCACGCCGACGCGTGCGGCCGTGCTGGGTGGACGTGAAAACGCTCCGGCGGCAATTCCTCCTCACCGAGCGAATCGTCCCGTTGTTTCGAAGATGACGCCGCCTGCGCGTCCCGCAAAATTCGAGGACCGCTTCCCTTCCGCGGATCGCAACCCGGGCATGGTTGGAAACAGAGAAGCGAACGGGCGCCGCAACAGCCCTGATAACCGTCCGGCAGCAAATCCCGGCAACGGGGTCTCGGTTACCCCGGCAGAAGCGGCTCGGCCTTCAAACGGCAACATTCATCGCCCGTCGGTTGGCGAGCGCCCCGGCAATCCCGGCGCGAACCGTTCGATGGATGCCAATAACGGTCAACCCGGCAACGCGCCCGGTCACGTCGTCCCGCGTCCTCCCGAACGTTCGCCCCGTGTGATCAACATGGACGGCAACGCCGGCGAGAACGCCTCGAACGATCGTGGCCCGACTCGCGCCGTCCATTCGCCAAACGCGCCTGCGAACGAGCACTACGTACCACGTCCGCCCGAGCGTCAACGAATAGACGCGCAGGGGAACTCGGGGCGCCAGGACAACGCAACTCCGCCACCCGAGATGCGTCGCAGTTCTCAACCGTCGGAAGCGAACCGCACGCCGCAGAACGGCCGATCCCCGGTGTTCGACCGCAACAACGCGAACGATCAAGCCGACTCTGCGACACAACGCAACGTGCCGCGTCCCGCGGAGAACAATGCTGTTCGCAACGAAAACCGCGCACCGGCAAACGTCGAGCGTCCAACTGTTGAACGCAACGCCTCTCCTCGAAGCGAACCCGCCGTAGAGCGCCGTTCGGTTCAGGAGAATCGTCCGGCGCACAGCGTAGAACGCGCACCGAAGACTGAACACAACGTTCAGCGCCCATCGGAAAACAAACCGGCGAAGGGCGATGCGGGAAAGCGTTCGTCGCTCCGCCCGTATCCTTCGCCGTATTCCGACTCCGGATCGTACTCGGTTCGCCCGGCGTCTTATTCTCCGCGTCAGAGCTTCTCTTCGGCGAGAGCGTCCTCGTTCTCGCCCAGGTCTGACTACTCGACGCAATATGGAAACAACTCACGCATGGATCGGCCGGCTTACTCCCGGCCGAGTTCTTCTTACGCACGATCGTATTCGCGTAGCTATTCGTCTCCCAGCTATTCACGGTCCGAAGCGCCGCGCGCCACGTACTCGCGTTCGACACCTTCTTACAGCAGCCCACGTGCCTACAGCAGCGGCCGCTCTTATAGCGGGTCGCGCGCCTATAGCACCGGACGGTCCTACAGCGCTGGTTCCTATGCTGGTCGTTCCTACGGAGGTGGCGGTGGACATTCCTACGGAGGTGGTGGATCCCACGCAGCGCGCTCTTCTGGTGGCGCTGTCGGCCGACGACATTGA